One window of Pelmatolapia mariae isolate MD_Pm_ZW linkage group LG18, Pm_UMD_F_2, whole genome shotgun sequence genomic DNA carries:
- the LOC134617277 gene encoding GRAM domain-containing protein 2B-like, with product MTLKNRKFSLDSSGEQAIAEENLQRSDDHYFKHNKSFNKLFPEIPVWDSLAHAFTCSLQKEVLYHGKLFVSQNHVCFYSSVLLKDTKVVIPVSSIKDVKKHGSALSMLSIQTAEEKYSFVSLRNREKCYKLLQSVCSYAQAEAVNSSPHLSVAENEADHNPQFSSFSSLDDRVDFPSSDSLDTSFLQTSSEGPSTANSTRQNSIIDEEDSGVYSTGLWIWRFIARLPEIKTLSVVFHIYMVLLVLLLLVSGYIGLRILALQEQLNSLGALTDWSSHHREYQET from the exons ATGActctgaaaaacaggaaattctCACTGGACAGCTCTGG AGAGCAGGCCATAGCAGAGGAGAATCTTCAGCGATCAGATGATCAC TACTTCAAGCACAATAAAAGCTTCAACAAGCTGTTTCCAGAGATTCCTGTGTGGGACAGCCTGGCACACG CTTTCACGTGTTCCCTGCAGAAGGAAGTTCTGTATCACGGAAAACTCTTTGTTTCTCAGAACCATGTGTGTTTCTACTCATCTGTGCTGCTCAAAGACACCAAG GTGGTGATTCCTGTTTCCAGCATAAAGGATGTGAAGAAACATGGCTCAGCCCTGTCTATGCTTTCTATACAAACTGCTGAAGAGAAG TACTCGTTTGTGTCTTTGAGAAACCGTGAGAAGTGTTACAAACTCCTCCAAAGTGTGTGCTCATATGCGCAG GCGGAGGCTGTAAACAGCAGCCCTCATCTGTCCGTTGCAGAGAACGAAGCTGATCACAATCCG caATTCTCCAGTTTTTCCAGTTTGGACGACCGTGTAGATTTTCCGAGCAGTGACTCTCTTGATACCAGCTTTCTTCAGACGTCCAGTGAAG GCCCCAGCACAGCCAACTCCACTCGTCAAAACAGCATAATAGATGAAGAAGACAGCGGTGTGTATTcaa CTGGACTGTGGATTTGGAGGTTCATTGCACGACTGCCAGAAATTAAGACTCTCAGTGTTGTCTTCCACATCTACATGGTGCT GCTGGTGTTGCTCCTGTTGGTGTCCGGATACATCGGGCTAAGGATTTTAGCGCTGCAGGAGCAGCTGAACTCTTTGGGAGCTTTGACTGACTGGTCTTCACATCACAGAGA